Proteins from a single region of Candidatus Bathyarchaeia archaeon:
- the trxB gene encoding thioredoxin-disulfide reductase, whose protein sequence is MEHTMYDVIIIGSGSAGYTAAVYSCRAGRKTLLIAGSIPGGQLMLTSDVENFPGFPESILGPELMERMRKQAERFGPEIIYDDASKVKFKSKPFEVTVGKRTLQGKTVIISTGANAKWLGIPSETKLRGHGVSSCATCDGYFFKEKEVVVVGGGDTALEEATFLANITKMVTVVHRRDKLRASQIMQERSLKNPKIKFVWDSVVEEILGDNNVTGVKSRNLKTGKEQLLKTNGVFVAIGYEPNTSIFKGHVDLDPKGYIITHNETETNVPGIFAAGDVKDFRYRQAITASADGCKAAIDADKFISEHYKS, encoded by the coding sequence TTGGAACATACGATGTACGACGTGATCATCATCGGGTCCGGTTCTGCGGGCTACACGGCCGCGGTCTACTCGTGTAGAGCAGGGCGAAAGACCCTTCTCATCGCGGGTTCGATTCCAGGCGGCCAGTTGATGCTTACATCTGATGTAGAGAACTTTCCCGGGTTTCCTGAATCAATACTCGGACCGGAACTGATGGAACGGATGAGGAAGCAAGCAGAAAGGTTCGGTCCAGAAATTATCTATGACGACGCTTCCAAGGTGAAGTTCAAGTCTAAGCCCTTCGAGGTTACGGTCGGAAAGCGGACCCTTCAAGGCAAAACGGTTATCATAAGCACAGGAGCCAACGCGAAGTGGCTAGGAATACCCTCAGAGACCAAACTGAGAGGACACGGCGTCTCAAGTTGCGCGACCTGTGACGGTTATTTCTTCAAAGAGAAGGAGGTGGTTGTGGTCGGCGGCGGAGACACAGCCTTGGAAGAGGCTACGTTTCTCGCGAACATTACGAAGATGGTAACCGTGGTTCACCGTAGAGATAAGTTACGTGCAAGTCAAATAATGCAAGAACGTTCCCTAAAGAACCCGAAGATAAAATTCGTATGGGATTCGGTCGTGGAAGAAATATTGGGAGACAACAATGTTACAGGGGTTAAGAGTAGAAACCTCAAGACTGGAAAAGAACAGCTCCTCAAAACTAACGGCGTCTTTGTGGCAATCGGCTACGAGCCTAACACTTCGATATTCAAGGGACATGTGGACCTCGACCCCAAGGGCTACATTATCACTCATAACGAGACCGAAACAAATGTACCGGGAATCTTTGCGGCGGGAGATGTGAAGGATTTCAGATACCGACAGGCGATCACAGCATCGGCAGACGGCTGCAAGGCGGCAATAGACGCGGATAAATTCATCAGTGAACATTACAAGAGCTGA
- a CDS encoding MBL fold metallo-hydrolase produces the protein MFEYQGVKISWLGHDSFRIKNGKTVIVDPFKIRPIPDKADIILISHEHFDHLSLDDIKKVSSEKTIVVTISACKKELSGVGVKEVKAVKPGDKVVLGDIVIEAVPAYNLNKFREPGKPFHPKEDGKVGFILSIKGVRIYHAGDTDPIPEMKGFKADVALLPVSGTYVMTPDEAAEAARMIKPRLAIPMHYGTIVGSEKDAEKFKQLSPCPVQILKPD, from the coding sequence TTGTTCGAGTATCAAGGGGTTAAGATTAGCTGGCTCGGACACGACTCCTTCAGAATCAAGAATGGTAAGACGGTAATCGTAGACCCTTTCAAGATTCGCCCAATTCCAGATAAGGCAGACATCATTCTGATCAGCCATGAGCATTTTGATCACCTTTCACTGGACGACATCAAGAAAGTCTCTTCTGAGAAAACGATTGTCGTCACGATTTCGGCATGTAAGAAGGAATTGTCAGGCGTGGGAGTGAAGGAGGTCAAGGCTGTCAAGCCTGGTGACAAGGTTGTCTTGGGCGACATAGTTATCGAAGCTGTTCCTGCCTACAACTTGAACAAGTTCCGTGAACCCGGAAAGCCCTTTCATCCTAAAGAGGATGGAAAAGTTGGCTTCATATTGTCGATTAAAGGCGTTCGAATCTATCATGCGGGCGACACCGACCCGATCCCCGAGATGAAAGGCTTCAAGGCTGATGTGGCGCTTCTGCCTGTTAGCGGGACATACGTAATGACGCCGGACGAAGCGGCCGAAGCTGCGAGAATGATCAAACCTAGGCTTGCTATCCCTATGCACTATGGGACGATTGTTGGGTCAGAGAAAGACGCGGAGAAGTTCAAGCAATTGTCCCCCTGCCCTGTGCAGATTCTCAAGCCTGACTAG
- a CDS encoding rhodanese-like domain-containing protein, with the protein MGWLKRHLSSNNIVVLDARSRNAYSRARIPGARNADLFHYFVPGTDIGNLTKFQRDLESKLGRFGLRGDEKIVVYESGFGMRAARVAWMLEYAGMKNPLMLEGGFRAWQNSNYPIEEKRRAVVPTEFKAHLRPAVLATVAHVRSMSKARTGLVLDVRTMGEYEGSEKRECCPRSGRVPGAAWLEWTNFLSGKGGFQNRRLMDKQLRSLGVRPNTEVAVYCHRGARAAAAFYALRSMGYNQVRNYVGSWHEWSSKKNLPTELGKAPPM; encoded by the coding sequence ATAGGCTGGCTCAAGCGACACTTATCGTCCAACAACATTGTAGTCTTGGACGCGCGCTCAAGGAACGCCTACTCTAGGGCTCGCATCCCCGGGGCGAGAAATGCTGACCTCTTCCACTACTTTGTTCCTGGAACAGACATCGGGAATCTGACCAAATTTCAGAGAGATCTCGAATCGAAACTCGGACGATTTGGCCTTAGAGGCGACGAAAAAATCGTTGTTTACGAATCAGGGTTCGGTATGAGGGCCGCACGAGTTGCTTGGATGCTAGAGTACGCTGGAATGAAGAATCCATTGATGCTCGAAGGTGGTTTCAGGGCATGGCAGAATTCTAACTACCCCATTGAGGAGAAGAGGAGAGCCGTGGTCCCAACAGAGTTCAAGGCTCATCTACGCCCCGCTGTCTTGGCGACAGTTGCCCATGTGAGATCCATGTCCAAAGCCAGGACTGGTCTGGTGTTGGATGTCAGAACTATGGGAGAGTACGAGGGATCGGAAAAACGAGAATGTTGTCCGCGTTCGGGACGAGTACCTGGAGCGGCATGGTTGGAATGGACGAACTTTCTCAGCGGAAAGGGCGGATTCCAGAATCGTCGATTAATGGACAAACAGCTTCGATCGTTGGGTGTTCGTCCAAACACCGAGGTAGCAGTATACTGTCATCGGGGAGCTCGCGCCGCTGCAGCTTTCTACGCGCTCAGATCGATGGGGTACAACCAAGTGAGAAACTATGTCGGATCCTGGCACGAATGGTCATCAAAGAAGAACCTTCCCACAGAACTGGGCAAAGCGCCGCCTATGTAG
- a CDS encoding DUF72 domain-containing protein yields the protein MQSPDLGKRSAKTGRLLVGTSGWSYPEWVGVFYPTSTESKLKHYTQVFPTAEIDSTFYAFPQPGTVIGWNKFSPKDFTFCAKVPQTITHDKLAEIGPSLESEMDRFAELMLPLNNSGKLGCLLLQMPPKYKHDLTHLESFLSILPHGFKYAIEFRHKSWLQDSTWPLLSKYSVAYTIVDEPLLPSVVHVTADFAYIRWHGHGQRPWYDYHYTEKEVESWVPKVKAINQSVKTTFGYFNNHFHGYAVENALKILQMLGKLSPAQREALNRAKAHLGKGKGPEGLGEWVKGGDDRPKIIDILSSLMGESRLARALAIPDEDVRIETTSLERIVAKIRDYNLTMDSGLKTIIHDCGDWERSIETRQLCKHVGKVVLLLPEKIALAWVNQIHEDTDAWRFQKPLGKTVAT from the coding sequence TTGCAATCCCCAGATTTAGGCAAGAGGTCAGCGAAGACGGGACGATTACTCGTAGGGACCTCAGGATGGTCCTACCCAGAATGGGTGGGCGTCTTCTATCCTACGTCCACCGAGAGCAAGCTGAAGCACTACACGCAGGTATTTCCCACCGCAGAGATCGATTCCACGTTCTATGCGTTCCCCCAGCCGGGCACCGTTATTGGCTGGAACAAATTCTCTCCCAAGGACTTCACTTTCTGCGCGAAGGTTCCACAGACCATTACTCATGACAAACTAGCCGAGATAGGCCCCTCCCTAGAGTCCGAAATGGATCGTTTCGCCGAACTGATGCTCCCGCTGAACAACAGTGGGAAGCTCGGGTGTCTACTGCTCCAGATGCCGCCCAAATACAAGCACGATCTGACCCACCTAGAGAGCTTTCTCTCCATCCTCCCTCATGGCTTCAAGTACGCCATTGAGTTTCGGCACAAGTCTTGGCTTCAAGACTCGACATGGCCTTTGCTCTCGAAGTACAGCGTGGCATACACGATAGTGGACGAGCCTCTCCTTCCGTCCGTAGTACACGTAACAGCCGATTTTGCATATATCCGCTGGCACGGACACGGACAGCGACCGTGGTATGACTACCACTACACGGAAAAAGAAGTGGAATCATGGGTACCGAAGGTCAAGGCGATCAATCAGTCAGTCAAGACGACCTTTGGCTACTTCAACAACCACTTTCACGGCTATGCAGTAGAGAACGCCCTGAAAATTCTCCAAATGCTGGGAAAACTTTCTCCAGCTCAACGTGAAGCGCTCAACAGAGCGAAAGCTCACTTAGGGAAAGGAAAAGGACCCGAAGGACTTGGAGAATGGGTCAAGGGAGGCGACGACCGTCCCAAAATCATTGACATACTCAGCTCTCTAATGGGAGAATCAAGGCTAGCTCGGGCACTCGCTATCCCAGATGAGGATGTGAGAATCGAGACAACTAGCCTAGAGAGGATTGTTGCAAAGATTCGCGATTACAATTTGACTATGGATTCTGGCTTGAAAACGATTATTCATGACTGCGGAGATTGGGAGAGGTCGATCGAGACTCGACAACTCTGCAAGCACGTAGGCAAAGTCGTACTGTTACTGCCCGAGAAAATCGCGTTGGCATGGGTCAATCAGATTCACGAAGACACTGATGCGTGGCGCTTCCAAAAGCCGTTGGGAAAGACCGTTGCTACATAG
- a CDS encoding DUF72 domain-containing protein has product MGPLHIGAGGWSYFFVSHGDRLKAYSSAYDFVEVNSTYYRLPTPARVASWRRRVPPGFEFSLRCHRDVAELYRLESTPKSLRIIDSIEKTCRQLQATILTILIPATLVGSKELAPKLNSFLSNISVGRSRIAIEFRGGEPTEETLKTLQDHDAMHSVDISRQDPKVESNSLYSRLFGNGSENAYEFDDNELQGIAAKASGLKFEKSILAFHGVRMYRDAARLKTFLNSGRFPSLTGQVGLESLREVLEEDTEFPTSRSELISKQGWKLYDKTPEVRARVASVLEKLPEASYMTLGEVLSSLKESSL; this is encoded by the coding sequence ATGGGTCCGCTTCACATCGGCGCGGGAGGATGGAGCTATTTCTTTGTCTCTCATGGCGACCGGCTAAAGGCGTATTCGTCAGCCTACGATTTCGTAGAAGTAAACAGCACTTACTACCGATTGCCGACTCCGGCGAGGGTAGCGAGTTGGCGCAGAAGGGTCCCGCCTGGGTTCGAGTTCTCGCTTAGGTGTCATAGGGATGTTGCGGAACTTTATCGATTAGAGTCGACTCCAAAATCACTCCGCATTATCGACTCTATAGAAAAAACCTGCAGACAATTGCAGGCAACTATTCTGACAATTCTAATCCCAGCGACACTCGTCGGAAGCAAAGAACTTGCTCCGAAACTCAACTCGTTTCTTTCGAACATAAGCGTCGGCAGGAGTCGCATCGCCATCGAGTTTCGTGGGGGAGAGCCAACAGAGGAAACGTTGAAGACGCTTCAAGACCACGACGCCATGCATAGTGTTGACATTTCAAGACAGGACCCAAAAGTAGAGTCGAACTCTCTCTACAGCAGACTGTTCGGGAACGGAAGCGAGAACGCGTACGAGTTTGACGACAACGAGCTTCAGGGTATCGCGGCCAAGGCTTCAGGTCTGAAATTCGAGAAAAGCATTCTAGCGTTTCACGGAGTCAGAATGTATCGGGACGCGGCGCGTCTGAAGACTTTCCTGAACTCCGGAAGGTTCCCCTCGCTAACAGGGCAAGTTGGGCTCGAATCACTAAGAGAGGTCCTGGAGGAAGATACGGAGTTCCCGACTAGCAGGTCAGAACTCATCAGCAAGCAAGGTTGGAAGCTCTATGACAAGACTCCGGAGGTACGAGCGAGAGTCGCATCAGTCCTAGAGAAGCTTCCTGAGGCATCCTACATGACTCTAGGTGAAGTTCTATCATCCCTCAAAGAAAGTTCTCTCTGA
- a CDS encoding ParA family protein, translating to MIVSVLNNKGGTGKTTTAVNLATATAIEGKKTLIVDLDPQGNATTGLGFEKATLSSTIYNVLSQSRRAEEVLLSTRIERLSLLPSNLDLAGAEVELSSTPGREYVLRESIGPVKDQFEQIVIDCPPNIGLLTLNALVASDLVLIPVQCEFYPMEGLPTLLKVMDLVRSRLKAAFDYRIILTMYDRRTALSRRVMQQVNQNFGERVLKSVIPRSVRMAEAPSKGLPGIVYRPRNPASEQYLVLAKELLQVQPVAIA from the coding sequence ATGATCGTTAGTGTACTAAACAACAAGGGCGGCACTGGAAAGACCACTACCGCAGTCAACCTTGCAACGGCGACCGCGATCGAAGGCAAGAAGACACTCATCGTAGACTTGGACCCTCAGGGAAACGCGACAACCGGACTAGGCTTTGAGAAAGCAACGCTCTCATCAACAATCTACAACGTTCTATCGCAATCACGAAGAGCCGAGGAAGTCCTCCTAAGTACCCGCATCGAGAGGCTCTCATTGCTACCAAGCAATTTGGACCTAGCCGGCGCAGAGGTCGAGCTGTCATCAACTCCGGGTAGAGAATACGTACTCAGAGAATCCATCGGCCCTGTCAAAGACCAGTTTGAACAAATTGTGATTGATTGTCCGCCAAACATTGGACTGCTCACACTCAATGCTCTCGTAGCGTCGGACCTGGTCCTCATCCCAGTACAATGCGAGTTCTACCCAATGGAGGGACTACCAACGCTTCTCAAAGTCATGGACCTCGTGAGATCCCGATTGAAAGCAGCTTTTGACTACAGGATTATACTGACAATGTACGACCGAAGAACAGCGCTATCACGGCGCGTCATGCAACAAGTCAACCAAAACTTTGGCGAGCGGGTACTGAAATCTGTGATTCCCAGATCAGTCCGGATGGCCGAGGCTCCAAGCAAAGGGTTGCCAGGCATAGTGTACCGGCCGAGAAACCCCGCCTCAGAACAATACCTGGTACTTGCAAAAGAACTACTTCAGGTCCAACCAGTCGCAATAGCTTAG
- a CDS encoding uracil-DNA glycosylase, whose protein sequence is MAKVRKRQFLNWNYWGRPVPGFGDFAAMMFVIGLAPAPHGGNRTGRVFTGDRSADFLVKALFDAGYANQPRSVDVNDGLELQGVYMTAAVKCVPPENKPSSEEMSNCEHFLRSELEICERSKVILCLGHFAYLSTMTLLKKNNLFTSKIPKFEHGLELDLSDGRKLFASYHPSPRNTQTGTLTPRMFMSLLRRIGKCLKQSS, encoded by the coding sequence GTGGCCAAAGTCAGGAAAAGACAGTTCCTGAACTGGAACTACTGGGGCCGACCCGTCCCGGGTTTCGGAGATTTCGCAGCTATGATGTTCGTGATAGGATTAGCCCCTGCACCTCACGGCGGGAATCGAACGGGAAGAGTGTTCACAGGAGATAGGAGCGCAGACTTTCTTGTGAAAGCGCTCTTCGACGCTGGATATGCAAATCAGCCGCGATCTGTTGATGTGAATGATGGATTGGAGCTACAAGGTGTCTACATGACGGCTGCGGTAAAGTGTGTCCCGCCTGAAAATAAGCCCTCGAGTGAAGAAATGTCGAATTGCGAGCACTTCCTGAGATCGGAATTGGAGATATGCGAAAGGTCCAAGGTCATTCTCTGCCTAGGACACTTTGCTTATCTTTCGACGATGACCCTGTTGAAAAAGAACAACCTTTTCACATCCAAGATTCCAAAGTTTGAGCACGGGCTCGAACTCGACCTCTCGGACGGCCGCAAGCTATTCGCGTCGTATCATCCAAGCCCAAGAAACACGCAAACGGGTACACTAACCCCAAGGATGTTCATGTCTCTACTCCGGAGAATAGGTAAGTGCCTGAAGCAATCGTCTTAG